A genomic region of uncultured Roseibium sp. contains the following coding sequences:
- a CDS encoding Gfo/Idh/MocA family oxidoreductase produces MSKLRWGMIGGGQGSQIGPAHRISAALDGHFHLTAGALDIDPSRGKAFAKELGIAEDRAYGNWQEMLEAERARPDRLDLVTVATPNATHYEISRAFLEAGFHVLCEKPLTMTAEEAEHIVAVSNETGRICAVNYGYSGYPLVRQMKAMIAGGELGDIRLIKAEFAHGFHADADEADNPRIRWRYDPEQAGTSAVFADAGIHAFHMACFVSGQTPAELSADFASMVGGRQLEDDAMINIRLSDGALCRLWTSAIAVGRMHGLTLQVFGEKGGLSWQQQHPEQLHWTPLNGRTQVLERGDASLSPQAVRASRIPIGHAEGMPVAFANIYHDLADVLRAEKLGEQPDPLAMDFPSATDGLWSMRAIEAAARSARSRGAWVEL; encoded by the coding sequence ATGAGCAAACTCAGATGGGGCATGATCGGTGGCGGCCAGGGCTCGCAAATCGGCCCGGCACACCGCATCAGCGCAGCACTCGATGGCCATTTTCACCTGACGGCCGGTGCTTTGGACATCGATCCGTCACGCGGCAAGGCGTTTGCCAAGGAGCTGGGCATCGCCGAAGATCGTGCCTACGGCAACTGGCAGGAAATGCTCGAAGCCGAACGCGCACGGCCGGATCGGCTCGATCTGGTCACGGTCGCCACGCCCAATGCCACCCACTACGAAATCTCGCGGGCCTTTCTGGAAGCCGGATTTCACGTCCTGTGTGAAAAACCGCTGACGATGACGGCCGAAGAGGCGGAGCACATCGTTGCCGTTTCGAATGAAACCGGCAGAATCTGTGCGGTCAATTACGGCTATAGCGGCTATCCGCTGGTGCGCCAGATGAAGGCGATGATCGCCGGTGGCGAGCTTGGAGACATTCGCCTCATCAAGGCGGAATTCGCTCATGGCTTTCATGCGGATGCGGATGAGGCCGACAACCCGAGGATCCGCTGGCGTTACGATCCCGAGCAGGCCGGAACGTCGGCTGTATTTGCCGACGCCGGCATTCACGCCTTCCACATGGCCTGCTTCGTCTCCGGGCAGACGCCGGCCGAGCTTTCGGCGGATTTTGCCTCCATGGTCGGCGGCAGGCAGCTGGAAGACGACGCCATGATCAACATCCGTCTGTCCGACGGTGCCCTCTGCCGGCTCTGGACCAGCGCCATTGCAGTCGGCCGCATGCACGGCCTGACCCTTCAGGTGTTTGGCGAAAAGGGCGGTCTCTCCTGGCAGCAGCAACACCCCGAGCAGTTGCACTGGACCCCGCTCAACGGACGGACCCAGGTTCTGGAACGCGGAGATGCTTCCCTGTCGCCCCAGGCCGTCCGCGCCTCCCGGATACCGATCGGTCATGCGGAGGGCATGCCGGTGGCATTCGCCAATATCTATCACGATCTCGCCGATGTGCTGCGCGCGGAAAAACTCGGCGAGCAGCCCGATCCGCTTGCAATGGACTTCCCCTCGGCAACGGACGGATTGTGGTCGATGCGGGCAATCGAAGCCGCTGCACGGTCAGCCAGGTCCAGGGGGGCCTGGGTCGAGCTCTGA
- a CDS encoding LacI family DNA-binding transcriptional regulator — translation MAVTLKEVAELAGVSRSAVSRTFTDGASVSARTREKVEKAAKTLGYKPSLIARSLATNRTKLIGLVANNFQNPAFLDVFDLFTSELQKRELRPLLVNLSAETSPKKVVELLRQYSVDGVIVATSTLPTSFAIAFQMAGIPVIHTFGKFQANANVHVVGIDNDYCGAMAARTFSERGYRTVALLGGPETATSTQDRAAGFQRTAGELGLKVAKVCFAENYTYKAGRDAMRNVLEDPDIEAVFCGDDLICMGAMDAARDAGRSIPDDIGFLGFNDIGMASWDAYALTTIRQPIRDIIMSSVELVVGMVENPDRSPEIRLFPCSVVERGSLRPIPETG, via the coding sequence TTGGCGGTAACACTCAAGGAAGTCGCGGAACTGGCGGGCGTTTCCCGCTCGGCTGTATCCCGAACCTTTACCGATGGCGCCAGCGTGTCGGCGCGAACGCGGGAAAAGGTGGAGAAGGCGGCCAAGACGCTCGGTTACAAACCGTCCCTGATTGCCCGCAGCCTTGCAACCAACAGAACGAAGCTGATCGGCCTTGTCGCAAACAACTTTCAGAACCCGGCGTTTCTCGACGTATTCGACCTGTTCACCAGCGAATTGCAGAAGCGCGAACTCAGACCGCTCCTCGTCAATCTGTCCGCGGAAACTTCGCCGAAAAAGGTCGTCGAACTGCTGCGTCAATACAGCGTCGACGGTGTCATTGTCGCGACTTCCACCCTGCCGACGAGCTTTGCGATCGCCTTCCAGATGGCCGGTATTCCCGTCATCCATACCTTTGGCAAGTTCCAGGCGAATGCCAATGTCCATGTCGTCGGCATCGACAACGACTATTGCGGAGCCATGGCGGCGCGGACATTTTCAGAGCGCGGGTATCGAACCGTCGCCCTGCTCGGCGGGCCGGAAACGGCAACGTCGACGCAGGACCGGGCCGCCGGGTTTCAACGCACGGCGGGTGAACTCGGCCTGAAGGTCGCCAAGGTCTGCTTTGCGGAAAACTACACCTACAAGGCGGGCCGGGACGCGATGAGGAATGTTCTTGAAGACCCGGACATCGAGGCGGTTTTCTGCGGCGACGATCTCATCTGCATGGGCGCCATGGATGCCGCCCGCGATGCCGGCAGGTCCATCCCGGACGATATCGGTTTCCTGGGGTTCAACGATATCGGCATGGCGAGTTGGGATGCCTACGCGCTCACCACCATCAGGCAGCCCATCCGCGACATCATCATGAGTTCTGTCGAGCTGGTCGTCGGCATGGTCGAGAATCCGGACCGGAGCCCGGAAATCCGCCTGTTTCCCTGTTCTGTCGTCGAGCGCGGCTCGCTGCGTCCCATTCCTGAAACCGGCTGA
- a CDS encoding sugar ABC transporter substrate-binding protein, giving the protein MKNIVKSVLVAGALAVSSPAFATDIIVVSHGQANDAFWSVVKNGVSLAAEHTGANVDYRAPETFDMVAMSQLIDAAVNQEPDGLVVSIPDGDALGPSIQRAVEAGIPVISMNSGSDVAPGLGVTLHVGQSEYDAGEAAGKKLAEMGGKKAVCVNHEVGNVALDLRCEGFTKGFGGEVSVLPTSNDPAEIEAKVSAALSSDEDVDTVMALGASTAGEPTVAAAKASGRDVNVASFDLSANFLQSIVDGDAAFAIDQQQFLQGYLPVVFLANNAAYGLMPGGNVPSGPNLVTKDKAAQVIDLSAKGIR; this is encoded by the coding sequence ATGAAGAATATCGTGAAAAGTGTCCTCGTGGCAGGTGCCCTGGCAGTGTCTTCGCCCGCATTTGCGACGGACATCATTGTTGTGTCGCATGGTCAGGCGAATGACGCGTTCTGGTCTGTTGTGAAGAACGGTGTTTCGCTTGCGGCCGAGCACACGGGTGCGAATGTGGACTACCGGGCTCCGGAGACCTTTGACATGGTGGCGATGAGCCAGCTGATCGACGCGGCCGTGAACCAGGAGCCGGACGGGCTTGTCGTGTCCATTCCTGATGGGGATGCGCTTGGTCCGTCGATCCAGCGTGCGGTCGAGGCCGGCATTCCGGTGATCTCGATGAACTCCGGCTCCGATGTCGCCCCGGGTCTTGGCGTGACGCTTCACGTCGGCCAGTCCGAGTATGACGCGGGCGAGGCTGCCGGCAAGAAGCTCGCCGAGATGGGCGGCAAGAAGGCCGTGTGCGTGAACCACGAGGTGGGCAACGTCGCCCTTGACCTGCGCTGCGAAGGCTTCACCAAGGGCTTCGGCGGTGAGGTGAGCGTTCTGCCGACCTCCAACGATCCGGCCGAGATCGAAGCCAAGGTGTCAGCTGCCCTGTCGTCCGATGAAGACGTCGATACGGTCATGGCGCTGGGTGCCAGCACCGCCGGCGAGCCGACCGTTGCCGCTGCCAAGGCCTCCGGCCGTGACGTCAACGTGGCCTCCTTCGACCTGTCGGCGAACTTCCTGCAGTCCATTGTTGACGGCGATGCCGCCTTCGCGATCGACCAGCAGCAGTTCCTGCAGGGCTATCTGCCGGTCGTGTTCCTGGCCAACAATGCGGCCTACGGCCTGATGCCGGGCGGCAACGTTCCCTCCGGTCCGAACCTCGTCACCAAGGACAAGGCGGCCCAGGTGATCGATCTGTCCGCCAAGGGCATCCGCTAA
- a CDS encoding ABC transporter permease, whose translation MSDAAPTDADERVKKESFFSKLMKKPELGAIAGVILVTLFFLATADEAMFSLSGIMNFMTPAAQLGILAIGAAMLMIGGEFDLSIGSMVAFAGLFFAACVVTWGLPLVLAIPLTFAFSACVGAINGTIVIRSGLPSFIVTLAFLFILRGLSLVGLKWATGGATQLRGVRDAVEGDWLAPFFSGDAFGGLFNWLATNGIVDTFKSGAPKVPGIPVEILWFILIALIATYILLRTPVGNWIFAAGGDKTAASNSGVPVNRVKISLFMLTACCAAMVAIITVMDAGSTDARRGFQKEFEAIIAAVIGGCLLTGGYGSAIGAFFGSIIFGMVVIGLTYTDFDQDWFQVFLGSMLLIAVLFNNAIRKRVTGER comes from the coding sequence ATGAGCGACGCCGCTCCGACAGATGCAGACGAACGGGTCAAGAAGGAATCGTTCTTCTCCAAACTCATGAAGAAGCCGGAACTCGGCGCGATTGCGGGCGTGATCCTTGTCACCCTGTTTTTCCTGGCAACCGCCGACGAGGCCATGTTCAGCCTGTCCGGCATCATGAACTTCATGACCCCTGCGGCCCAGCTCGGCATTCTGGCCATCGGCGCCGCCATGCTGATGATCGGCGGCGAGTTCGACCTGTCGATCGGCTCCATGGTCGCCTTTGCCGGCCTGTTCTTCGCCGCCTGCGTCGTCACCTGGGGGCTGCCCCTGGTGCTGGCCATTCCCCTCACCTTCGCCTTTTCCGCCTGTGTCGGCGCCATCAACGGCACCATCGTGATCCGCTCGGGCCTGCCCTCCTTCATCGTCACCCTCGCCTTCCTGTTCATCCTGCGCGGGCTGTCCCTCGTCGGCCTGAAGTGGGCCACCGGTGGCGCCACCCAGCTGCGCGGTGTCCGCGATGCGGTCGAGGGCGACTGGCTGGCCCCGTTCTTTTCCGGCGATGCCTTCGGCGGCCTCTTCAACTGGCTCGCCACCAACGGCATCGTCGACACCTTCAAGAGCGGCGCACCCAAGGTTCCCGGCATTCCGGTCGAGATCCTCTGGTTCATCCTGATCGCGCTGATTGCGACCTACATCCTCTTGCGCACGCCCGTCGGCAACTGGATCTTCGCCGCAGGCGGCGACAAGACCGCCGCCTCCAATTCCGGTGTTCCGGTGAACCGGGTCAAGATCTCCCTGTTCATGCTGACCGCCTGCTGCGCCGCCATGGTGGCCATCATCACCGTCATGGACGCCGGCTCCACCGATGCCCGCCGCGGCTTCCAGAAGGAGTTCGAGGCCATCATCGCGGCCGTGATCGGCGGCTGTCTCCTGACCGGCGGCTACGGCTCGGCCATCGGCGCCTTCTTCGGCTCCATCATCTTCGGCATGGTCGTCATCGGACTGACCTACACCGATTTCGATCAGGACTGGTTCCAGGTCTTCCTCGGCTCCATGCTGCTCATCGCCGTTCTGTTCAACAACGCGATCCGCAAGCGCGTCACGGGGGAGCGCTGA
- a CDS encoding ATP-binding cassette domain-containing protein, producing MTQDTKFHHGDAPEFEPIIHMVDIEKHFGNIIALAGVSFDVRPGECHCLLGDNGAGKSTFIKTMSGVHRPTKGEIFFEGKPLSFATPRDAMEAGIATVFQDLAMIPLMSVTRNFFMGREPTRGRGLAKRFDVTRANEVTMEEMRKMGINLRGPDQAVGTLSGGERQTVAIARAVYFGARVLILDEPTSALGVRQTSNVLATIDKVRKQGVGVVFISHNVRHALAVGDRFTVLNRGKTLGTATRGEITPEQLQDLMAGGQEMAQLEGSLGGTV from the coding sequence ATGACCCAGGACACCAAGTTCCATCACGGCGATGCGCCGGAGTTCGAACCCATCATTCACATGGTCGACATCGAGAAGCACTTCGGCAACATCATTGCGCTGGCCGGCGTCAGCTTCGACGTGCGCCCCGGCGAGTGCCACTGTCTGCTCGGCGACAACGGCGCCGGCAAGTCGACCTTCATCAAGACCATGTCCGGCGTGCACCGGCCCACGAAAGGCGAGATCTTCTTCGAAGGCAAGCCGCTCAGCTTCGCCACCCCGCGCGATGCCATGGAGGCCGGCATTGCCACCGTGTTCCAGGATCTGGCCATGATCCCGCTGATGAGCGTGACCCGCAACTTCTTCATGGGCCGCGAGCCGACCAGAGGGCGCGGCCTGGCCAAGCGCTTCGACGTGACCCGCGCCAACGAGGTCACCATGGAGGAGATGCGCAAGATGGGCATCAACCTGCGCGGCCCGGACCAGGCGGTCGGCACCCTGTCGGGCGGCGAACGCCAGACGGTCGCCATTGCCCGCGCGGTCTATTTCGGCGCAAGGGTCCTCATCCTCGACGAACCGACATCCGCCCTCGGCGTGCGCCAGACCTCAAACGTGCTCGCCACAATCGACAAGGTCCGCAAGCAGGGCGTCGGCGTCGTCTTCATCAGCCACAACGTCCGCCACGCCCTCGCCGTCGGCGACCGCTTCACCGTCCTCAACCGCGGCAAGACACTCGGAACCGCAACGCGCGGCGAGATCACCCCCGAACAGCTCCAGGACCTCATGGCCGGAGGACAGGAAATGGCACAACTCGAAGGTTCCCTCGGAGGAACCGTTTAG
- a CDS encoding ATP-binding protein has translation MSLFFALAALGLARAETVFLAPGQGVADLKSQLTYHSDPSKSLGDVLKLFRAGAFGPDLQTTMLEWNYAPEAWAGTEIFNDTIDDGRGADPFVLVVDLPLVSEVDVYVIRESGFTEALIDYSIFEPFRADDHSVTRLRTPVFEIAPQEQVTLLVNFKFGPFQSFRMALETPSELEASAFASGITHTAFYAFCISSLVFFFGFHLAMKNGIGMLYAIQFTFGLALIAYIDGLWFRFFYPDRPDLQSAIGFFLLFALSGTGFLISGRSVRGEDGETRLSVALSALSLLSVAGFIISLYSPGPYSALFSYVLLVLMFVAMVVSSGVWRRKQGEIHLIGTLIAVTGIVLGAGLVALLVAGSRAEIIPVSTAVKGVFSILLIATMTGLTAHIINLRRQHSKAVQAELSALEAEARRSQELLVAERNYTRARELASLRQRQLATASHDLKQPIMSLRMNVDSLAADLEPETRSRLKEAFDYIEALSNDYLRQTTPGEEPETSGDNPEDIADTDDESGNPATEREAEIYEVSLVLDTVYQMFREEAVSKGIELRRVLSSKSVSVPPLIIMRIVSNLVSNAVKYTDEGKVLFGVLSRGDELKLCVLDTGTGMSAEEIADFAEAYRKGDQSDGHGLGLSVCYELARDNGMALSCASKRGEGTVFILTIPVQEHQQAA, from the coding sequence TTGTCTTTGTTTTTTGCTCTTGCCGCCCTGGGTCTCGCGCGGGCGGAGACCGTTTTTCTCGCGCCGGGGCAAGGTGTCGCGGATCTCAAGAGCCAGCTCACCTACCACAGCGATCCGTCCAAATCGCTCGGCGATGTCCTGAAGCTCTTCCGCGCGGGGGCGTTCGGCCCGGATCTGCAGACAACGATGCTGGAATGGAACTATGCGCCGGAGGCGTGGGCCGGGACGGAGATTTTCAACGACACGATCGACGATGGCCGCGGGGCAGACCCGTTCGTGCTCGTGGTCGATCTTCCGCTCGTCAGCGAAGTTGATGTGTACGTTATCCGTGAGAGCGGATTCACCGAAGCGCTGATCGACTATTCCATCTTCGAACCGTTCAGGGCCGACGATCACTCCGTGACACGGTTGCGGACGCCGGTCTTCGAAATCGCGCCGCAAGAGCAGGTCACCCTGCTGGTGAACTTCAAGTTCGGCCCGTTCCAGTCATTCCGGATGGCGCTTGAAACCCCGTCCGAACTGGAAGCGTCTGCCTTTGCCTCCGGGATCACGCATACGGCGTTTTATGCCTTCTGCATTTCCAGCCTCGTTTTCTTCTTCGGCTTTCACCTGGCGATGAAGAACGGGATCGGCATGCTCTACGCCATCCAGTTCACCTTCGGCCTTGCCCTGATCGCCTATATCGACGGGCTGTGGTTCCGCTTCTTCTATCCCGATCGGCCCGATCTTCAGTCCGCGATCGGCTTCTTCCTGCTGTTCGCGCTGTCGGGAACGGGCTTCCTGATTTCGGGACGGTCGGTGAGGGGAGAAGACGGGGAAACGCGATTGTCGGTGGCACTGTCAGCCCTGAGCCTCCTTTCGGTGGCGGGCTTCATCATCTCGCTCTATTCACCGGGCCCCTATTCGGCGCTGTTCAGCTATGTGCTTCTGGTTCTGATGTTCGTTGCGATGGTCGTTTCCAGCGGCGTCTGGCGCCGGAAGCAGGGAGAGATCCATCTGATCGGCACCCTGATCGCCGTCACCGGAATTGTGCTCGGCGCCGGGCTTGTCGCTTTGCTGGTGGCAGGAAGCCGGGCGGAGATCATCCCGGTGTCCACGGCCGTGAAGGGTGTTTTCTCCATTCTCCTGATCGCGACCATGACCGGTCTCACCGCGCATATCATCAATCTTCGCAGGCAGCATTCCAAGGCCGTGCAGGCGGAGCTGTCCGCGCTCGAAGCGGAAGCCCGGCGCAGCCAGGAACTGCTGGTCGCCGAGCGCAACTACACGCGGGCGCGCGAGTTGGCCAGCCTGCGGCAAAGACAGCTCGCCACCGCGTCCCACGACCTGAAACAGCCGATCATGTCCCTGCGGATGAATGTCGACAGTCTGGCCGCCGACCTGGAGCCCGAGACCCGGAGCCGCCTGAAGGAAGCCTTCGACTATATCGAGGCGCTCTCCAATGATTATCTGCGCCAGACGACGCCCGGCGAGGAGCCGGAGACGTCGGGGGATAATCCGGAAGACATCGCGGATACCGACGACGAAAGCGGCAATCCGGCCACCGAGCGCGAGGCGGAAATCTACGAAGTGTCGCTTGTGCTCGACACGGTTTATCAGATGTTCCGCGAAGAAGCGGTGTCCAAGGGCATCGAGCTCAGGCGGGTCCTGTCGAGCAAAAGCGTTTCCGTTCCGCCTCTGATCATCATGCGCATTGTCAGCAATCTTGTTTCCAACGCGGTGAAGTACACCGACGAAGGCAAGGTGCTCTTCGGTGTGTTGTCACGCGGTGACGAGCTGAAACTGTGTGTGCTTGATACAGGAACAGGCATGAGCGCGGAGGAAATCGCCGACTTTGCCGAAGCCTATCGCAAAGGCGATCAATCCGACGGTCACGGCCTCGGACTGTCCGTCTGCTATGAGCTCGCCCGGGACAACGGCATGGCGCTTTCCTGCGCTTCGAAAAGGGGGGAGGGCACGGTGTTCATCCTGACCATCCCCGTCCAGGAACACCAACAAGCTGCGTGA
- a CDS encoding response regulator transcription factor encodes MNEQKYNAIIADDHAIVRAGLKDALEKPGLIEPDGIHVVAEAGDGLSAIAEVRKHRPDLLLLDVSMPMAGGVEVLVEARRWSKETRVVVLTGISAVGLVSDLVEAGVDGLFSKASDNTEFYEKLPGILRGQRHISEYFLQVLQETPKPPVLTDRERQTLNMILAGRSNKEIAEGFGISIKTVDKHRTSLMQKLKVHSVPQLIARALKEGLIDPSREL; translated from the coding sequence GTGAACGAACAAAAATATAACGCCATCATTGCCGATGATCATGCAATTGTTCGCGCCGGACTTAAAGATGCTCTTGAAAAACCTGGATTGATCGAACCGGACGGGATCCATGTCGTCGCAGAAGCGGGGGACGGGCTCAGCGCGATCGCGGAAGTCCGCAAGCACAGGCCCGACCTGCTGCTGCTGGACGTATCCATGCCCATGGCCGGGGGCGTGGAGGTCCTGGTGGAAGCGCGGCGCTGGTCGAAGGAGACACGGGTCGTCGTGCTGACCGGCATCTCGGCTGTCGGGCTGGTCTCCGACCTTGTGGAAGCCGGTGTCGACGGCCTGTTTTCCAAGGCCTCCGACAACACGGAGTTTTACGAGAAACTCCCGGGCATCTTGCGCGGTCAAAGGCACATCTCGGAATACTTCCTGCAGGTTCTCCAGGAGACGCCGAAGCCGCCGGTCCTGACGGACCGGGAGCGCCAGACGCTGAACATGATCCTTGCCGGCAGGTCCAACAAGGAAATCGCCGAAGGCTTCGGCATCAGCATCAAGACCGTCGACAAGCACCGCACCAGCCTGATGCAGAAACTGAAGGTCCACTCCGTTCCGCAACTCATTGCCCGTGCGCTCAAGGAAGGGTTGATTGACCCCTCCAGGGAACTGTGA
- a CDS encoding SH3 domain-containing protein has protein sequence MSCRTLKTLSIAGCAALIALFLAFPLTGEAMADEGNGFRDIRVAPGVAVAGDMIDVVLPFLKGHPERDEGNGGMQLGIRRDDGGYLVNIVLTGYLDDSLYGEHYRGFIIPLPDDRWELAAMSVKPLCARGQIIDGYCGSTPANERILAPDVAPVGPKMCVNVASDDTLNLRAGPGTRHRVVGALASGNCRVELFDICEGSWCQVRWGQVSGWTNTRYLGAAD, from the coding sequence ATGAGTTGCAGAACCCTGAAGACCCTGTCGATTGCAGGATGTGCAGCGCTCATCGCGCTTTTCCTTGCCTTCCCTTTGACGGGAGAGGCGATGGCGGATGAGGGCAACGGCTTTCGCGACATCCGCGTCGCGCCCGGCGTGGCCGTTGCGGGCGACATGATCGATGTGGTCCTGCCTTTTCTCAAAGGGCACCCGGAACGGGACGAGGGCAATGGCGGCATGCAACTCGGCATCCGCAGGGACGATGGCGGTTATCTCGTCAACATCGTGCTGACCGGCTATCTCGACGACAGCCTCTATGGCGAGCATTATCGCGGGTTCATCATCCCTCTCCCGGATGACCGCTGGGAACTTGCGGCCATGTCCGTGAAGCCGCTGTGCGCACGCGGCCAGATCATTGACGGCTATTGCGGCAGCACGCCCGCCAATGAACGCATCCTGGCGCCCGACGTCGCCCCGGTCGGACCAAAAATGTGCGTGAACGTTGCCAGCGATGACACGCTCAATCTGAGGGCCGGACCCGGAACGCGCCACCGCGTCGTCGGTGCGCTTGCGAGCGGCAATTGCCGGGTTGAACTTTTCGACATCTGCGAAGGCAGCTGGTGCCAGGTGCGGTGGGGTCAGGTGTCCGGCTGGACAAATACCCGTTATCTTGGCGCTGCTGACTAG
- a CDS encoding VWA domain-containing protein has product MTRNRHLPKAVLIGSASIVTLALVALAARSVDVTEFFAERTKPVVTGLNPAETVRPGTERSEAAAQLADGENRLPDPALAPAPKPAEIRTLTAQSNGQLSTQGYSNQGKRRLSQQADVAHEALGQQALMSHDRSRPVLQQPDRERFASAETNPLKQVADDPVSTFSIDVDTASYSFVRASLNGGRLPVQDAVRVEEMINYFSYDYAVPESREVPFRTSVSVVETPWNEHTRLMQIGIQGYKVPLTDLPPQNLVFLIDTSGSMADANKLPLLQQSFRLLLSSLRDEDEVAIVTYAGSAGVLLEPTKASNKSLILQKINALTSRGSTAGHEGLKGAYALAEQMSGEGEQTRVILATDGDFNVGLADTQSLKRYISEQRKKGTALSVLGFGRGNYNDELMQALAQNGQGVAAYIDTLSEARKVLVDQVVSSISMIAQDVKIQVEFNPATVSEYRLIGYETRALRTEDFRNDKVDAGDIGAGHRVTALYEVTPVGSPARKFAERRYGNEVPSAKPVSQSFEGELAFVKLRYKAPGAEKSKLVTTPVTVSTKDIPEAETLFAASVAGFGQLLKGSDYLEDWSFKDVEALARANRGADPFGYRSEFLSLVRLAEVAQR; this is encoded by the coding sequence ATGACACGTAACAGACATCTCCCCAAGGCCGTCCTGATCGGTTCGGCATCGATCGTGACGCTGGCTCTCGTCGCACTGGCCGCGCGATCCGTCGACGTGACCGAGTTTTTCGCCGAGCGCACCAAACCGGTTGTGACCGGGCTGAACCCGGCTGAAACGGTTCGGCCGGGCACTGAGCGGTCCGAAGCCGCCGCGCAACTGGCCGACGGCGAAAACAGGTTGCCCGACCCCGCGCTTGCACCGGCGCCCAAGCCTGCGGAAATCAGGACTCTCACCGCTCAGTCAAACGGGCAGCTGTCGACCCAGGGCTATTCCAATCAGGGCAAACGCCGCTTGAGCCAACAGGCTGACGTGGCGCATGAAGCTCTCGGTCAACAGGCCCTCATGTCCCATGACAGGTCCCGCCCCGTCCTTCAGCAGCCTGACCGGGAACGGTTTGCAAGCGCGGAAACGAACCCGTTGAAACAGGTTGCCGATGACCCGGTTTCGACGTTTTCGATCGACGTGGACACGGCGTCCTATTCCTTCGTCAGAGCCAGTCTGAACGGTGGCCGCCTGCCGGTCCAGGACGCGGTTCGCGTGGAGGAAATGATCAACTACTTCAGTTACGACTACGCGGTGCCGGAAAGCCGCGAGGTTCCCTTCCGGACGAGCGTCTCCGTCGTGGAGACGCCGTGGAACGAACATACCAGGCTGATGCAGATCGGCATCCAGGGATACAAGGTTCCGCTGACCGATCTGCCTCCGCAGAACCTGGTTTTTCTGATCGACACATCCGGGTCGATGGCCGATGCCAACAAGCTGCCGCTGCTGCAACAGTCCTTCCGTTTGCTGTTGTCGTCCCTGCGGGATGAAGACGAGGTTGCGATCGTGACCTATGCGGGAAGCGCCGGTGTGCTGCTGGAGCCCACCAAGGCGTCGAACAAGTCGCTGATCCTGCAGAAGATCAATGCGTTGACCTCGCGTGGTTCGACCGCCGGTCATGAAGGCTTGAAGGGTGCCTATGCGCTTGCAGAACAGATGAGCGGTGAGGGGGAGCAGACACGCGTCATTCTTGCCACTGACGGCGATTTCAATGTCGGGCTTGCCGATACGCAGAGCCTGAAACGCTACATTTCCGAGCAGCGCAAGAAGGGAACGGCACTTTCGGTGCTCGGCTTCGGGCGCGGCAACTACAATGACGAGCTGATGCAGGCCCTTGCGCAGAACGGCCAGGGCGTTGCCGCCTATATCGACACGCTGTCGGAAGCCCGCAAGGTGCTCGTCGACCAGGTGGTCAGTTCCATCTCGATGATCGCGCAGGACGTGAAGATCCAGGTCGAGTTCAATCCGGCAACGGTCAGCGAATACCGGTTGATCGGCTATGAAACCCGCGCGTTGCGGACCGAGGACTTCAGGAATGACAAGGTGGATGCCGGCGATATCGGTGCCGGGCATCGTGTCACCGCGCTTTACGAGGTCACGCCGGTGGGGTCACCTGCGCGCAAGTTTGCAGAACGGCGCTACGGCAACGAGGTGCCGTCCGCAAAACCCGTTTCCCAGTCCTTTGAAGGCGAGCTCGCCTTCGTGAAGCTGCGCTACAAGGCGCCGGGAGCGGAGAAAAGCAAGCTGGTGACAACCCCCGTTACGGTCAGCACGAAGGACATCCCGGAGGCGGAGACGCTCTTTGCCGCCTCGGTTGCCGGTTTCGGCCAGTTGCTCAAGGGCAGCGACTATCTTGAAGACTGGAGTTTCAAGGACGTCGAAGCGCTCGCCCGGGCCAATCGCGGGGCCGACCCGTTCGGCTACCGGTCCGAGTTTCTGAGCCTTGTCCGGCTTGCGGAGGTAGCGCAACGCTGA